The following is a genomic window from Amycolatopsis australiensis.
CGTCGGGCCGAACGCCTCCCGCGCCTCCTGCGTCGTGTCGGCCAGGTACAGGAAACCCGCGCCGGCGCCGACGAAGGCGTACCGCGGGTCGTGGCCGTGCCCGGCGTACTCCTTGCGGTAGTGGTCGATCAGGACGGTGTAGTTGTCGCGCGGCTGGATCGCGTTGGCGGAGAAGAGCGGGTCGCCCCACTTGGCGGCCAGCTCGGCGGAGGTGAGCGTGGTCGCGGAGCCGTGCCAGATCCGGGGCGCGCCGGCGAACGGGCGCGGCAGGCTGGTCACCTCGTGCAGCGGGCCGCGGAACCGGCCGCTCCAGGTGACGTCCTCTTCGCGCCAGAGCCGGCGCAGCAGCTCGTACTTCTCGGCGAGCGCGTCCCACTGGTCGCCGTTCTCGATGCCGAACATGGGCAGCTGGCGCAGCTCGTTGCCCTTGCCGACGACCAGCTCCAGCCGGCCGCGCGAGAGCTGGTCCACGGTGGCGTAGTCCTCGGCGGCCCGCAGCGGGTCCTGGATCGACAGGACCGAGACGCCGGTCTGGATCCGCACCCGGCTGGTGGTGGCGGCGATGGCGCCGAGCAGCACGGTGACGCCGCTGCTCAGGAAGTGACCGGCATGCCGTTCCCCGAGCGCGACGGCGTCGAAGCCGAACTCCTCGGCGTAGCGGGCGGAGGTGAGCGCTTGGGCGAAGCGCTCGTCGGTCCGGATCCGGCGACCGGTCACCGGGTTCGTCAGGTGAGGCAGGATGTCCAGCACCTGGAATCTCATGGCGGTCTCCGTCCGGGTCGTGGAACACGATCATCGTGCCGACACCGGCCGCGGTGGCGTCAAGTCGTTCCACGCAGCGGGCGTGCTTCGCGCCGCAGTGCCGGAGGTTCACACTCGCGGCATGACGATCGCGACGGCCGAGGTGCTCGAAGTCAGCATCCGGATCGACCTCACCGGCCGTCCCGGCGACGCGGCGCTGGTCGCCACCCGCCTGGCCACGGCGCTGGACGGCCTGGCGAGCGTCGACGTGACGGCCGTGCGGCCGCGGCAGGCCACGGACCCGTTGCTGCGCATCGAAACCGGGCCGCGCCGGGCGGTCCTGCTGGGCAGGCAGCTCACGCTGACCCGGCTGGAGTTCGACCTGCTGCGGTTCCTGCGCGCGCACCCGGACCGCGTCTTCACCCGCAGCGCGCTGAAGACGGCGCTGTGGCCGCGGCCGGACGGCAACGACCGGACGGTGGACGTGCACGTCCGCAAGCTGCGGGCGAAGCTCGAGCCGCACCTCGACCCGATCACCACGGTCCGCGGGATCGGGTACCGGTTCGAAGCCTCGGCGCCGGTGACCCTGGTTTGACCGCTCGGCCGCTTCCGGGGTTCAGGGCTTCCGCGCCACCACACCCGCGATCAGCCGCTGCGCCGCGTTGAGCGGCTTGAGGTTCGGCCCGTCCGGCCACCAGTCGGCCAGCAACGCGACCCCGGGCTCGACCGGCTCCAGCCCCGGCAGCAGTTCCCTGATCTCCTCCTCCGTGCGCGCGGTCGCGCCGCCGAGGGAGCCTCGGGCCACTGCTTCCTGGAACGCCGCCATCGTTTCGTGGTCTGCGCCTTCGCCCGGGTCGAACAGGTGCGAGATCGCCACGTAGGAGCCCGATGGCAGCGCGTCGACGTACTCGCGCATGATCTCCGCCGGGCGGTGGCGGTCTCCCTTGAAGTGGTGCAGGGTCGCCACGAACAGCAACGCCATCGGGCGCGTCCAGTCGAGGTGCTCGCGCACCACCTCGTGGTCCAGGATCGACTTCGGCTCGAAGATGTCTCCGGCCACGAACCGCGTGCGGTCGTTCTCCTCCAGCAGCGCCCGGCCGTGCGCGACGACCACCGGGTCGTTGTCGACGTACACCACCTTCGCCAGCTTCTCGACGCGCTGCACCACCTGGTGCACGTTCTCCGTCGTCGGCAGGCCGGACCCGCAGTCGAGGTACTGGTCGATCCCGGCCCGCTCGGCGAGGAACCGGCACACCCGGATGAGGTACCGGCGGTTCTCCAGCGCCAGGTCGGCGACCTCGGGCATCACCCGCCGCAGCCGCTCCACCTCGTCGCGGTCGACCTGGTAGTGGTCCTTCCCGCCGAGAATGTAGTCGTACATGCGCGCGACGCTGGCCCGGTTCGGATCGACCCCGACCGGCGTGTTCGCGCCGGCCCCCGCCTCGGATGACACAACCATCTCCCTGCGCTCGTGAAGATCGAAACCAGGGTAGTCGATTCACTCTATTCCGTGAAGGCGGGTTCGGGCCGGTGCGCCCGGTCGCGCTCCGCCCAGCGCACGACGGCCGGAACCGCCAGCCCGGTCGCGACGAAGAGACCGCCGACCACCCACCAGCCGGGTGTCCCCCAGGTGATGCACAG
Proteins encoded in this region:
- a CDS encoding LLM class flavin-dependent oxidoreductase gives rise to the protein MRFQVLDILPHLTNPVTGRRIRTDERFAQALTSARYAEEFGFDAVALGERHAGHFLSSGVTVLLGAIAATTSRVRIQTGVSVLSIQDPLRAAEDYATVDQLSRGRLELVVGKGNELRQLPMFGIENGDQWDALAEKYELLRRLWREEDVTWSGRFRGPLHEVTSLPRPFAGAPRIWHGSATTLTSAELAAKWGDPLFSANAIQPRDNYTVLIDHYRKEYAGHGHDPRYAFVGAGAGFLYLADTTQEAREAFGPTYEKLVAFFNQPGNHTPGNAMEFPTIDDAIERGPVLVGSPGRIAEKILWWHEAFGHDLQSFSLPTMIPHERQLDMLERFAAEVVPVVRAAAPTNLWTAQDPYGGRPAVHGRTVADAAAVLAGAGR
- a CDS encoding winged helix-turn-helix domain-containing protein, with the translated sequence MTIATAEVLEVSIRIDLTGRPGDAALVATRLATALDGLASVDVTAVRPRQATDPLLRIETGPRRAVLLGRQLTLTRLEFDLLRFLRAHPDRVFTRSALKTALWPRPDGNDRTVDVHVRKLRAKLEPHLDPITTVRGIGYRFEASAPVTLV
- a CDS encoding SAM-dependent methyltransferase, producing the protein MVVSSEAGAGANTPVGVDPNRASVARMYDYILGGKDHYQVDRDEVERLRRVMPEVADLALENRRYLIRVCRFLAERAGIDQYLDCGSGLPTTENVHQVVQRVEKLAKVVYVDNDPVVVAHGRALLEENDRTRFVAGDIFEPKSILDHEVVREHLDWTRPMALLFVATLHHFKGDRHRPAEIMREYVDALPSGSYVAISHLFDPGEGADHETMAAFQEAVARGSLGGATARTEEEIRELLPGLEPVEPGVALLADWWPDGPNLKPLNAAQRLIAGVVARKP